Proteins from a genomic interval of Trichoderma breve strain T069 chromosome 2, whole genome shotgun sequence:
- a CDS encoding fungal zn(2)-Cys(6) binuclear cluster domain-containing protein translates to MEGPVNEYGADASVMESSMSIGTAIDTAAILSHKDGSRQRIQDSVDTIYRASGVEKRKVGSCDECRRTKSRCSRTRPTCKRCARKGFACKYNAKYDAKYDAAASQSPSSSMPVDDQMLATSNRSGSVSTPGSQANLMGVPLSAHLSPSVQWLFADALPQDRFHLQSLADKFFDRISTLRCLGFIHKPTFYQALDRGTLSEDFGEAVIYIVAALGARMYLLDTPSEFNNPFHGIPGAAWAERARDLAMREIANPSLSTMMAMVLICEHSISMDQHALAFVVFGSCLRIMRLLSLDSPKKVPASPGLSQMTQLETERRLLWSCYILDSFLGGGVDGNLYWKDDYPCVPLPCSDANFVAQEQQYLDFNAPKLSTFELFPDRSYLNLRSHTIYLVQLRTRVLRLIRSNSQEANIWDPGSALLDIIQRLEIWYAGLPEQLVISDLNAYVHKELSIISAVFMLHFLYHSIVCDLLRVSLPGYVFPLSAAFHSAPLEFRRQCQERCRFHADEISRLVRVGFSYGVRVFDDLHSLMATFESTKIQIIHTATATSNAIDVRERASYNIQLNMRALDILHLQKDKPNPYHKALLPLLEKFDFNNVVAEWQAYPSPVSMDSEQAEVTGPEDTGFLSSLAPFRLAKEEIRAQKKQRRGSPPAANDHPVSPSTVRPPPIISMPQKGALGVGGGIGNGGVLENTDFSLDRIQLASTTHPTPTGVNDQDVAAQIQGEVPKEMVDLSDLAEDYIRMAGEMANYISWDISEPPSWLDFDISSSNI, encoded by the exons ATGGAAGGACCTGTTAACGAATACGGTGCAGACGCATCAGTTATGGAGAGCAGCATGAGCATTGGTACAGCCAT TGACACGGCGGCGATTTTATCGCACAAGGATGGGTCACGGCAGCGGATCCAAGATTCGGTGGACACCATCTACCGAGCGTCCGGAGTTGAGAAGCGCAAGGTTGGATCTTGTGACGAGTGTCGCCGGACAAAGAGTCGCTGCTCTCGCACGCGGCCGACTTGCAAGCGATGCGCGAGGAAGGGTTTTGCATGCAAATACAATGCCAAATACGATGCCAAATACGACGCTGCTGCCAGTCAATCGCCTTCGTCATCGATGCCAGTGGACGACCAAATGTTAGCCACGTCCAATCGTAGCGGCAGCGTTTCTACTCCTGGGAGCCAAGCCAACTTGATGGGCGTACCCCTATCAGCGCACTTATCACCTAGTGTTCAATG GCTCTTTGCGGATGCCCTACCACAAGACAGGTTTCATTTACAGTCCTTAGCCGATAAATTCTTTGATCGGATATCTACTCTACGCTGTTTGGGATTCATCCACAAACCAACATTTTATCAAGCGTTGGACAGAGGCACACTGAGTGAGGATTTCGGAGAGGCCGTCATCTACATAGTTGCTGCGCTTGGAGCAAG AATGTATCTGTTGGATACCCCTTCAGAGTTTAACAATCCGTTTCACGGCATTCCTGGAGCAGCTTGGGCTGAACGAGCTAGGGATCTTGCTATGAGGGAGATAGCAAACCCTTCCCTTTCGACAATGATG GCAATGGTTCTTATATGTGAACATTCCATCTCTATGGACCAGCATGCTCTGGCCTTTGTCGTCTTCGGAAGCTGTCTTCGCATCATGAGATTACTCAGCCTTGACTCTCCCAAAAAGGTGCCTGCTTCACCTGGGCTTTCCCAGATGACTCAATTGGAGACTGAAAGACGGCTTTTATGGTCTTGCTATATTCTTGATAGCTTTCTGGGTGGTGGAGTGGACGGAAATCTGTACTGGAAAGACGATTATCCATGCGTACCGCTACCTTGCTCGGATGCGAACTTTGTTGCCCAGGAGCAGCAGTATCTCGACTTTAATGCACCAAAGCTAAGCACGTTTGAGCTTTTCCCAGATCGAAGTTACCTCAATCTTCGCTCTCATACGATATATCTCGTGCAGCTCCGCACTCGGGTATTAAG ACTGATCAGAAGCAACAGTCAGGAGGCCAACATATGGGATCCTGGATCTGCACTTCTCGACATTATTCAGCGGCTGGAAATATGGTACGCCGGCTTACCCGAGCAACTCGTCATATCCGATCTCAACGCATACGTTCACAAAGaactcagcatcatcagcgcTGTTTTCATGCTACATTTCCTCTATCACTCAATTGTGTGCGACTTACTTCGAGTCTCACTCCCAGGATACGTCTTTCCACTGTCAGCTGCTTTCCATTCCGCCCCTCTCGAATTTCGCAGGCAGTGCCAAGAACGGTGTCGATTCCATGCAGACGAAATATCACGACTTGTGCGCGTTGGCTTCAGTTATGGCGTCCGTGTTTTTGATGATTTGCACAGCCTGATGGCCACATTCGAATCAACCAAGATTCAGATCATTCACACTGCTACGGCTACGTCCAATGCCATCGATGTAAGGGAGCGGGCGAGCTACAACATCCAGCTAAATATGAGAGCACTGGACATTCTGCACCTTCAGAAAGACAAGCCGAATCCCTAC CACAAGGCCTTGTTACCACTGCTGGAAAAATTCGACTTCAACAACGTAGTGGCCGAGTGGCAAGCTTACCCAAGCCCAGT aTCTATGGATTCAGAACAGGCCGAGGTTACAGGCCCAGAAGATACAGGTTTCTTAAGCAGCCTGGCTCCGTTCCGCCTTGCCAAAGAGGAAATTCGAGCTCAAAAGAAGCAACGACGGGGATCACCACCAGCCGCAAACGATCATCCCGTCTCACCCTCGACAGTCCGCCCACcgcccatcatctccatgccTCAAAAGGGGGCGCTTGGCGTCGGTGGCGGTATTGGAAACGGCGGTGTCTTGGAAAACACGGACTTTTCTCTAGACCGCATTCAGCTAGCATCTACAACACATCCTACGCCTACTGGAGTCAACGACCAGGATGTCGCAGCTCAGATCCAGGGAGAAGTGCCAAAAGAAATGGTAGACTTATCAGATCTTGCAGAGGATTACATCCGGATGGCGGGTGAGATGGCCAACTACATATCGTGGGACATATCGGAGCCGCCATCATGGTTAGATTTCGACATTAGTTCGAGTAATATATGA
- a CDS encoding slime mold cyclic AMP receptor domain-containing protein, giving the protein MAGLTEEQINALIVIERTCSTVSLVACAFTILTFLCSKYFSKSINRLIFYASFGNILTNTGTMMARSFIDEPDSAGCQAQAFLIQTFLPADVLWTLCMAINVYLTFYHKFEARDLRKIEPIYLLLCYGIPFIPGFTFLFVKDRGGDRIYGPAVSWCWISREWDVLRVAAFYAPMWFCILFIFAIYIRAGRTIFQVRKQVYVFQSSDLDPISIDEVTSFPSTDPTLTMEAIHDPDPTKLEHNLGLQQPNSYAGGSSSETATRPHSVHLATNKSTQSNQSDGPHATYYDYATPPHRGSNPPQPRQPSHSATSRALRLIRRRNHERDNAAWSYTKCALLFFTAMLITWIPSSANRLYSLTHHNSVSVPLEFMSVFVLPLQGFWNCLVYVVTSWTATKNLFHDMWLAARAFAIDRMDRIRGRTHNEETQES; this is encoded by the exons ATGGCCGGCCTTACGGAGGAGCAGATCAACgccctcatcgtcattgaGCGCACTTGCTCAACGGTATCCCTGGTGGCATGCGCGTTTACGATTCTCACGTTTCTTTGCTCAAAGTATTTTAGCAAATCAATTAACCGTCTGATCTTTTATGCGTCGTTTGGCAACATCTTGACCAATACTGGCACAATGATGGCTCGATCGTTTATAGACGAGCCGGACTCGGCTGGTTGTCAGGCGCAAGCATTTTTGATCCAAAC CTTCCTACCAGCTGATGTACTTTGGACGTTATGCATGGCAATTAATGTCTATCTCACCTTTTATCACAAGTTCGAAGCCAGAGATCTGCGCAAGATAGAGCCCATCTATTTACTACTCTGCTATGGCATTCCGTTCATACCGGGATTCACATTTCTTTTCGTAAAAGATCGCGGAGGGGATCGGATTTATGGCCCTGCCGTCTCATGGTGCTGGATATCGCGAGAATGGGATGTTCTCAGGGTGGCGGCTTTTTATGCCCCGATGTG GTTTTGCATCCTCTTCATATTCGCCATCTATATTCGAGCTGGCCGTACCATCTTCCAAGTCCGGAAGCAGGTCTACGTCTTCCAGTCGTCTGATCTCGACCCCATTTCAATAGATGAAGTGACATCCTTCCCCTCAACTGATCCGACCCTTACCATGGAGGCCATTCACGACCCTGATCCAACAAAGCTTGAACATAACCTCGGCCTCCAACAACCCAACAGCTATGCGGGTGGTTCGAGCTCAGAAACCGCAACGAGGCCTCATTCAGTCCATCTTGCAACTAATAAGTCCACTCAGTCGAACCAATCTGATGGGCCACATGCAACTTATTACGATTACGCCACGCCTCCTCACAGAGGATCAAACCCACCGCAGCCACGGCAGCCCTCTCACTCAGCAACATCACGAGCCCTCCGCCTCATTCGCCGACGAAATCACGAGCGAGACAATGCCGCTTGGTCGTATACCAAGTGcgctctccttttctttacCGCCATGCTTATTACATGGATACCGTCTAGCGCCAATCGTCTATACTCTCTCACCCATCACAACTCCGTTTCCGTTCCATTGGAGTTTATGAGCGTCTTTGTGCTTCCGCTGCAAGGGTTCTGGAATTGTCTCGTCTACGTCGTCACATCCTGGACGGCTACTAAGAACCTGTTCCACGACATGTGGCTAGCGGCACGAGCGTTTGCCATTGATCGCATGGACCGTATTCGTGGACGGACACATAATGAAGAAACGCAAGAAAGTTGA
- a CDS encoding zinc-binding dehydrogenase domain-containing protein, giving the protein MTQNTFRQWILRDANGLESLHLSSAPIPSTIGDYDVLVNLHFASLNYRDILIAQGKNPFPLKKDVVPVSDGAGVVVSVGPKVTAFRAGDRVAPTFMRDHIAGPITPAAVLSSLGAVVDGALREYGVYPEHSLVRIADNLSLLEASSLPCAGVTAWTSLYGDRYLQPGDVVLTQGTSGVSLFALQLAVAAGATVIATTSSAEKIQLLKGLGATHVLNYSEDRNWGETAKSLTRDGAGVDIVVEVGGASSVRQSLKAVRMGGIVSLVGHLDSSEPLDPPFNPVEVLASQATIRAIGAGNRQDFVALMRAMDANKIKPVIDKKVFNMNEAREAYQYMLDRKHLGKVVIDLRGSQKLTD; this is encoded by the exons ATGACACAAAACACATTTAGGCAATGGATTCTGAGGGATGCAAATGGCCTTGAGTCGCTTCACCTCTCTTCTGCCCCTATACCGTCAACAATTGGCGACTATGATGTACTTGTCAACCTTCACTTTGCATCTCTCAACTATCGAGACATCTTGATCGCACAA GGCAAAAATCCCTTCCCTCTGAAAAAGGACGTCGTTCCAGTATCAGATGGAGCGGGTGTAGTTGTCTCAGTAGGCCCCAAAGTTACAGCGTTCCGTGCTGGTGATAGAGTTGCGCCGACCTTCATGCGGGATCATATAGCGGGACCAATAACTCCAGCAGCCGTCCTATCTTCTCTCGGAGCAGTTGTAGACGGAGCTCTAAGGGAGTACGGCGTGTATCCTGAGCACAGCCTTGTTCGTATTGCAGATAACCTAAGCTTGCTGGAGGCCAGTTCACTTCCGTGTGCTGGCGTTACGGCATGGACCTCGCTCTACGGGGATCGTTATTTACAACCAGGCGACGTTGTGCTTACTCAGGGGACCAGCGGAGTAAGCTTATTTGCCTTGCAG TTAGCAGTCGCCGCGGGCGCCACCGTCATTGCTACGACTTCCTCAGCAGAGAAGATTCAACTGTTAAAGGGTTTGGGGGCCACGCATGTGCTCAATTACAGCGAGGACAGGAACTGGGGTGAGACGGCCAAGAGTCTGACAAGGGATGGGGCCGGCGTTGATATCGTAGTCGAG GTAGGGGGTGCGTCGTCTGTGCGCCAAAGCCTCAAGGCCGTCCGCATGGGAGGCATCGTCTCCCTCGTTGGCCATCTCGACTCATCTGAGCCGCTAGACCCGCCGTTTAATCCAGTCGAGGTGCTTGCCAGCCAAGCTACCATTCGAGCTATTGGAGCCGGCAACCGCCAAGATTTCGTAGCTCTCATGAGGGCAATGGATGCCAACAAGATCAAACCCGTTATTGACAAGAAGGTATTTAACATGAACGAAGCTCGCGAGGCGTATCAGTATATG TTGGACCGAAAACACCTGGGAAAGGTTGTCATTGACTTGAGGGGCTCTCAAAAACTAACCGATTGA